GTGCTGGACATGGCGGCCGAGTATTACCTGGACACCATCCGCGACGTGTTCCAGGAATTCCACCTGGCCAACGGCACCTGGGTGGTGGATGGCAAGCCGGTGCGCCCGCAGGACATCAAGGGCACCGCGCTGTTCACCATCGAGGGCGAACTGGACGACATCTCGGGCAGCGGCCAGACCGAGGCGGCGCACGACTTGTGCAGCAGCATCCCGAAGACGCGCAAGCAGCACCTGACCGCGTCCAACTGCGGCCATTACGGCATCTTCTCGGGTCGGCGCTGGCGCGAGTTCGTGTATCCGCAGCTGCGCGACTTCATCCGCCGCTACGACAGCAGCACGCGCATCAAGGCGGTCGCCTGATCGCCGTGCCTGCACGAAAAAAAGCCTCGCTTATCGCGAGGCTTTTTCTTTGGGCTGGCGCCCATCTCAAACCCTGGGATGCTCGAGATACGCGAGCAGCATCCGGATATGCAGCTGGGCGAAAGCTTCATGCTCTTCCGCCGAGGCCACATCGCGCCCGACCACCGCGCTGATCGTGTAGCGGTTGGACAGCACGTAGTAGCCCAGCGCCGAAATCGTCAGGTACAGCCGCGACACGTCGACATCCTCGCGGAACAGATCGGCGCGCTGACCGCGCTCGACCACCCCGCGCAGCACCTCGATGATCGGATTGACCAGTTGGCCCAGGTGCGGCGACGCCTTCAGGTGCCGCGCCTCGTGCAGATTCTCGCTGTTGAGCAGGCGGATGAACTCGGGATTCTCGTAATAGAAGTCCCAGACGAAGCGGGCCAGCTGGATCACGGCCTCGCGCGGATCGGCCGCCTCGATCTGCACGCGCTCCTCGGCCTCCTTGAAGCGGAAGTACATGTGCTCGAGCACCGCCAGGAAGAGCTTTTCCTTGCTGCCGTAGTAGTAGTACAGCATGCGCTCGTTGATCTCGGCCCTGCGGGCGATGGCATCGACCCGGGCCCCGGCGAAACCGCCGCGCGAGAACTCCTCGGTGGCGGCCGCCAGGATGCGGCGGCGCGTACCGGCCGGATCGCGACGTGCGCGCGGTGTGCCGGTATCGCCCTGGACGGCATCGGCGGGCGAATCGACGTCTGTGAGCGGCACGGCGGGAGAAGACGGCATGGCACGGCGATCCGTTGGAACCGATTGATTATGTCACACGCCCGAACCGACTTCGCCGGCGGGCCGGTCGGGACATGCACGCCTTGCACGCGCGTCAAATCGGCGATAATGACCTGCTATTCCAACGACTTGTCCCATCGTGGTTTCCTTGGCCCCGTCCCTGGCCGACCGGCTCGAAGACCTGCTGCCGCAGACGCAATGCACCAAGTGCGGCTACAACGGCTGCCGCCCCTACGCCGAAGCCATGGCGCGCGGCGAAGCGCTGCCCAACCGCTGCCCGCCGGGCGGCGCGGAAGGCATCCGGCGCCTGTCCGAGGCGCTCGGGCGCACCGGCCCGCTGCTCGCGCTGGACTCTGCGCACGGCGTCGAGCAGCCGCGCGCCCTGGCGCTCATCGATCCGGAGCGCTGCATCGGCTGCACGCTGTGCATCCAGGCCTGCCCTGTCGATGCCATCGTGGGCGCGCCCAAGGCGATGCACGTGGTCCTGGAGGACTGGTGCACCGGCTGCGACCTCTGCGTCGCGCCCTGCCCGGTCGACTGCATCGACATGGTGCCCGCGACCGGCGAGCGCACCGGCTGGAACGCCTGGAACCAGGCGCAGGCCGACAAGGCGCGCGAGCGCTACACCTTCCGCAACGCACGCCTGGCCCGCGAGAAGGCCGAGAACGAAGCGCGCCTGGCCGAGAAGGCCGCCGCCAAGCTGGCCGCCGTCAGCGCCGAGCAGCCCGCCGACGAGGCCGAGCGCGCCGCCCAGGCCCGCAAGCAGGCGATCATCCAGGCCGCCATCGAGCGCGCCCGCCAGAA
The sequence above is a segment of the Ralstonia nicotianae genome. Coding sequences within it:
- the rsxB gene encoding electron transport complex subunit RsxB, translating into MVSLAPSLADRLEDLLPQTQCTKCGYNGCRPYAEAMARGEALPNRCPPGGAEGIRRLSEALGRTGPLLALDSAHGVEQPRALALIDPERCIGCTLCIQACPVDAIVGAPKAMHVVLEDWCTGCDLCVAPCPVDCIDMVPATGERTGWNAWNQAQADKARERYTFRNARLAREKAENEARLAEKAAAKLAAVSAEQPADEAERAAQARKQAIIQAAIERARQKQAEMAARGQGPRNVTNVPADVQAQIDEAEARRKRIADLSKPPSDKP
- a CDS encoding TetR family transcriptional regulator encodes the protein MPSSPAVPLTDVDSPADAVQGDTGTPRARRDPAGTRRRILAAATEEFSRGGFAGARVDAIARRAEINERMLYYYYGSKEKLFLAVLEHMYFRFKEAEERVQIEAADPREAVIQLARFVWDFYYENPEFIRLLNSENLHEARHLKASPHLGQLVNPIIEVLRGVVERGQRADLFREDVDVSRLYLTISALGYYVLSNRYTISAVVGRDVASAEEHEAFAQLHIRMLLAYLEHPRV